The following coding sequences are from one Cryomorphaceae bacterium 1068 window:
- the argS gene encoding arginine--tRNA ligase, whose protein sequence is MIENYLAAMCAEGVKALFDVEVSPADIQVQPTRKDFEGELTIVTFPLVRYAKKSPEETGSALGEYLQSRMAEVESFGVVKGFLNLTFTSQFWVENLLSASRKEDYGFAEKGSKGMVIVEYSSPNTNKPLHLGHLRNNFLGYSVAEILKAAGHEVKKVQIINDRGIHICKSMVAWEKFGEGETPETAGLKGDHLVGKYYVRFDQELKKQVAGGMDKGMSKEEAEAAAPIMQEARETLLKWEKKDPEVYALWEKMNGWVYKGFEKTYNRMGVDFDKLYYESQTWIKGKDEALKGVKDGVFTQREDGSVWADLTPDGLDEKILLRKDGTTVYMTQDIGTAILRYQDFPDVTQMVYTVGNEQEYHFKVLFLILQKIGYEWAKNCYHLSYGMVELPEGKMKSREGTVIDADDIMQAMADSAEEITTELGKLEGLEQSEKEGLYEMIGMSALKYFLLKVDPKKNMLFDPKESIDFNGHTGPFIQYAHARIQSVLRNIKGELKFDSANIHVDEFERRVHFKIHSFPKLIEEAAADYSPAVLANYAFDLVKDFNSFYQNSSILHAETEDLKNYRALLAKQVGEIIKKSMALLGIQSPDRM, encoded by the coding sequence ATGATTGAGAATTACCTCGCGGCGATGTGTGCCGAAGGAGTGAAAGCATTATTTGATGTTGAAGTATCGCCTGCCGATATCCAGGTGCAGCCTACCAGAAAAGACTTTGAAGGAGAGCTGACCATAGTGACATTTCCGCTGGTTCGATATGCCAAAAAATCGCCCGAAGAAACGGGAAGTGCTTTAGGAGAATACCTCCAATCGAGAATGGCGGAAGTTGAGTCTTTTGGAGTAGTCAAAGGATTTCTCAACCTCACCTTTACTTCTCAATTTTGGGTTGAAAATCTTCTCTCGGCAAGTCGCAAAGAGGATTATGGTTTCGCTGAGAAAGGCAGTAAGGGAATGGTTATAGTCGAGTATTCCTCGCCTAACACCAATAAGCCCCTTCACCTTGGGCACCTGAGAAATAACTTTCTCGGGTATTCCGTAGCTGAAATTTTAAAGGCCGCAGGACACGAAGTAAAAAAGGTACAGATCATCAACGATCGTGGAATACACATTTGCAAGTCCATGGTAGCCTGGGAGAAATTTGGTGAAGGCGAAACCCCCGAAACAGCGGGTTTGAAGGGTGATCACTTGGTTGGAAAATATTATGTGCGTTTCGATCAGGAATTGAAAAAACAAGTCGCTGGAGGGATGGACAAAGGAATGTCCAAAGAAGAAGCCGAAGCTGCCGCACCGATTATGCAAGAGGCTCGCGAAACTTTACTGAAGTGGGAGAAGAAAGATCCTGAAGTTTATGCACTTTGGGAAAAAATGAATGGCTGGGTTTACAAAGGATTTGAGAAGACCTACAACCGAATGGGCGTGGACTTCGATAAGCTTTATTATGAAAGTCAGACTTGGATAAAAGGAAAAGACGAGGCTCTAAAAGGAGTTAAAGATGGTGTTTTTACTCAACGCGAAGACGGCTCGGTTTGGGCGGACCTCACCCCCGATGGATTGGACGAAAAAATACTGCTTCGTAAGGATGGAACGACCGTCTACATGACTCAAGATATCGGGACGGCAATTTTGCGCTACCAAGATTTCCCGGATGTAACCCAGATGGTTTACACTGTGGGAAACGAACAAGAGTATCACTTCAAAGTGCTCTTTTTGATCCTTCAAAAAATTGGTTACGAATGGGCCAAGAACTGCTATCACCTGTCATACGGTATGGTTGAATTGCCTGAAGGCAAAATGAAATCGCGAGAAGGAACAGTAATAGATGCTGATGACATTATGCAAGCGATGGCCGATTCTGCAGAAGAGATCACCACAGAACTAGGTAAGTTGGAGGGACTGGAGCAAAGCGAGAAGGAAGGTCTATACGAGATGATCGGAATGTCGGCGCTTAAGTACTTCCTGCTCAAGGTGGATCCAAAGAAGAATATGCTGTTTGATCCGAAAGAAAGTATCGATTTCAATGGGCATACAGGTCCGTTCATTCAATACGCGCATGCCCGAATTCAATCTGTGTTGAGAAATATAAAAGGCGAATTGAAATTCGACTCTGCAAACATTCATGTGGATGAGTTTGAACGACGCGTTCACTTCAAAATCCATTCTTTTCCAAAGTTGATTGAAGAGGCCGCCGCCGATTATAGCCCTGCTGTTTTGGCAAATTATGCCTTCGATTTGGTGAAGGATTTCAATTCCTTCTACCAGAATTCAAGCATTCTTCACGCTGAGACTGAAGATTTAAAAAATTACCGTGCACTGCTGGCAAAGCAAGTCGGAGAGATCATTAAGAAATCCATGGCATTATTGGGAATTCAGTCGCCCGATAGAATGTAG
- a CDS encoding T9SS type A sorting domain-containing protein translates to MIRFSVLFIFLFLSLLSAGQFSTPTVISNTSIQPTEVKLHDLDGDGDLDVLSNAIASDGLVWIENLGAGEFSDPIFVTASTQGQSFFEAMDIDGDFDLDIISVSNGDNKVAWYANDGVGNFGPQNVISSEEGSPDALEAVDFDLDGDVDIIVGYSSVAGVGWFQNTGGGEFLPLENLLNIDHDMAAVRVADLSGDGNFDLIVASQIDFYNELKWFENQGNGTFDTDAPNVISSLVGKPYITPPFDIDEDGDIDVIAPESGGQVKWYQNLGNGTFETNVAIDFGDYLSNYVLTDIDGDNDLDLIGTNLFFLQEDNRLWLFENLGNFQFGEGQIIEDTPTHAKFLTAGDLDGDGYPELVTGSIVETQITLYENEGSGNYGPQIELTKGLSRVKSLSLVDVDGDGLEDLLCASNGDDKVVWFPRMDNTSFGPQVTLTNQFYYLQGAELEDVDQDGDLDLIAVSNTLIDAGWLENNGDFEFGEYHPIHQSTTIEGGFISAGIPQIVDLDQDGDFDILTSYFDFGAPSQIIGFRNEGDGQFSDSLVLANVQGGVSFLTTADVNGDGNLDFLTRAGTTGISYVENLGDGEYASPLTQQITEPEENIYDFVPVNTDDDEDMDLFVITTSNNQFTLNHYENLDGNGLVEQGSISIENINHYGDFYFEAIDIDSDGLMDLVMAEADANEVVWFRFLGDGNFAPRQGLTNQIEKPSFFISEDINGDGDFDLIVGSEGQGTVHVLENLFVPPVQVASGTVFADLNQDGVFDVEDQGLDAIFMSSSPQTSWAFTYNNGQYSFSSEIGSEYSYEIFPEGLAGWELTTAASYTIYTDSAELDQTNLDFGFYPNEFSTSLEVNLTGGFPRCNQETNYWINISNEGTTLPSGVIRLELADDLTYLTSSQEPDSVDGQNLYWSYDSIPYFSTLGILVTVEMPPFTSIGELLESVLQVDERDESNAILSTYSDTLEQYLVCAYDPNDKSVSPVGNGEEGYIALDQELEYLIRFQNTGTDTALTVVVRDYLCQELDWSTFEPVASSHPMQVSLSEEGLATFTFDNIMLPDSNVDFLGSQGFLKFRILPEDNLLPNTPISNKADIYFDFNPPITTNEVHNTIECYEAPEPMISYAFPALSAGEEGIYYQWYFNEELIPGANSNEYVPEENGFYSVMVKDENNCNSLSEAFNYALTSIHETAEIAARIYPNPFRGSTLISFGKDPAGEYDFILYNLQGVEVDRVNRIAGFEYIYQSHRLSGGVYLSCLLNRSSGRRIFLEKLIVQ, encoded by the coding sequence ATGATTAGATTTTCAGTCCTATTCATCTTTCTATTTCTTTCACTTTTGAGTGCTGGTCAATTCTCCACACCTACGGTTATTTCGAACACCTCTATACAGCCTACTGAGGTAAAACTACATGACTTAGACGGTGATGGAGATCTCGACGTACTTTCTAATGCTATTGCGTCGGATGGACTTGTCTGGATTGAGAATCTCGGGGCAGGTGAGTTTTCAGACCCGATTTTTGTTACAGCAAGTACTCAAGGTCAATCTTTTTTCGAGGCAATGGACATCGACGGAGACTTTGATCTCGACATCATTTCCGTATCAAATGGAGATAATAAAGTAGCTTGGTATGCCAACGATGGGGTGGGAAACTTTGGTCCTCAAAACGTGATTTCTTCTGAAGAAGGTTCGCCTGATGCTCTGGAGGCAGTTGACTTTGATCTGGATGGCGATGTGGATATCATAGTGGGATATAGCAGTGTGGCAGGAGTTGGATGGTTTCAGAATACAGGTGGAGGTGAATTTCTTCCTCTGGAAAACCTGCTGAATATTGATCACGACATGGCAGCAGTGCGAGTAGCCGATTTATCAGGAGACGGAAATTTTGATCTGATCGTTGCGTCACAAATTGATTTTTACAATGAACTCAAGTGGTTCGAGAACCAAGGGAATGGGACGTTCGATACCGATGCCCCCAATGTCATCTCGTCATTGGTAGGCAAACCCTACATAACTCCGCCTTTCGACATAGATGAAGACGGAGACATCGATGTGATCGCACCAGAGTCCGGAGGGCAAGTAAAGTGGTATCAGAATTTAGGAAATGGAACATTTGAAACAAACGTTGCCATTGACTTTGGCGACTACCTCAGTAATTATGTGCTCACCGATATTGATGGTGATAACGACCTCGATTTAATTGGTACCAACCTCTTTTTTTTACAGGAAGACAACCGACTGTGGCTATTCGAAAATTTAGGGAACTTTCAATTTGGTGAGGGACAAATTATAGAGGATACGCCAACACATGCAAAGTTTTTAACCGCAGGTGATCTCGATGGAGATGGGTATCCCGAATTGGTTACCGGCTCAATTGTAGAAACTCAAATTACATTATATGAGAATGAAGGGTCTGGAAATTACGGTCCACAAATTGAATTGACAAAAGGTCTGTCGAGGGTGAAGAGTCTTTCTTTGGTAGATGTCGACGGAGACGGTCTGGAAGATCTTTTGTGTGCCTCAAACGGGGACGACAAGGTTGTTTGGTTCCCGCGGATGGATAATACGAGTTTTGGTCCTCAGGTTACCCTTACCAATCAATTTTACTACTTGCAGGGTGCTGAATTGGAAGATGTGGATCAAGATGGAGACTTGGATCTCATCGCAGTCTCAAATACATTGATTGATGCAGGTTGGCTCGAGAATAACGGCGATTTTGAGTTTGGTGAATACCATCCTATTCATCAATCAACAACCATAGAAGGTGGATTTATTTCAGCGGGAATACCTCAGATTGTTGATCTGGATCAAGATGGGGATTTTGATATCCTGACAAGCTATTTTGATTTTGGTGCGCCCTCGCAAATCATTGGATTTCGCAATGAAGGAGACGGTCAGTTTTCTGACTCTTTGGTCCTGGCCAATGTTCAGGGAGGCGTGTCATTTCTGACTACTGCCGATGTGAACGGTGATGGGAATTTAGATTTTCTGACCCGAGCAGGTACCACGGGTATTTCATATGTTGAAAATCTTGGGGATGGCGAATATGCCTCTCCTCTCACACAGCAAATTACCGAACCCGAAGAGAATATTTATGATTTTGTGCCCGTCAATACCGATGATGACGAGGATATGGACTTGTTCGTTATTACAACCTCAAACAATCAATTTACTCTGAATCACTATGAAAATTTGGATGGGAACGGTCTAGTCGAACAAGGCTCAATTTCTATTGAGAATATCAATCATTATGGTGATTTTTATTTTGAAGCGATTGACATCGATTCAGACGGTCTGATGGATTTGGTGATGGCTGAGGCCGATGCCAATGAAGTCGTTTGGTTTCGGTTTTTAGGGGATGGAAATTTTGCACCACGACAGGGGCTTACCAACCAAATTGAGAAACCTTCCTTTTTCATCTCCGAGGACATAAATGGCGATGGCGATTTCGATCTCATTGTAGGCTCAGAGGGGCAAGGTACCGTTCATGTTTTAGAAAATCTTTTTGTGCCTCCCGTCCAAGTGGCCAGTGGAACCGTTTTTGCTGATCTCAACCAAGATGGGGTCTTTGATGTGGAAGACCAAGGGTTGGATGCTATTTTCATGAGTAGTTCACCACAAACTTCTTGGGCATTTACATACAATAACGGGCAGTACAGCTTTTCTTCCGAGATAGGCTCTGAATATTCCTACGAGATATTCCCGGAAGGATTAGCGGGATGGGAGCTTACCACAGCCGCTTCTTATACTATATACACTGATAGTGCGGAGCTTGATCAAACAAATCTAGATTTCGGGTTTTACCCGAATGAATTTTCTACTTCGTTAGAGGTGAATTTAACCGGTGGATTTCCCCGATGCAATCAAGAGACGAACTATTGGATAAACATTTCCAATGAAGGAACGACCCTTCCATCGGGAGTAATTCGTTTGGAGTTGGCCGATGATCTCACTTACTTGACTTCAAGTCAAGAACCCGATTCAGTTGATGGTCAAAATCTTTACTGGTCTTACGATAGCATCCCTTATTTCTCGACGTTGGGGATTTTGGTGACAGTTGAAATGCCTCCATTTACGAGTATCGGAGAATTACTCGAATCTGTTTTGCAAGTCGATGAAAGAGATGAGTCTAACGCTATTCTTTCCACATACTCTGATACGCTTGAGCAGTATTTGGTGTGTGCTTATGATCCCAATGATAAGTCCGTCAGCCCTGTGGGAAATGGTGAAGAGGGCTACATAGCACTCGATCAGGAGTTGGAGTATTTAATTCGCTTTCAGAATACAGGGACCGATACGGCACTAACGGTCGTTGTTCGCGATTACCTGTGTCAGGAATTGGACTGGTCGACTTTTGAGCCTGTAGCGAGTAGTCATCCAATGCAAGTCTCACTTTCCGAAGAAGGGTTGGCCACATTTACGTTCGACAACATTATGCTGCCTGATAGCAATGTTGATTTTTTGGGTAGCCAGGGCTTTTTGAAATTTCGTATTCTTCCTGAAGATAACCTACTGCCGAATACACCTATTAGCAATAAAGCCGATATCTATTTTGACTTCAATCCACCCATCACGACCAACGAAGTACACAATACTATTGAATGTTATGAGGCGCCCGAGCCAATGATTTCTTATGCTTTCCCAGCATTGTCGGCAGGTGAAGAAGGAATTTACTACCAGTGGTATTTCAACGAGGAGTTGATTCCCGGTGCCAATTCTAATGAATATGTGCCTGAGGAAAATGGCTTCTACTCGGTTATGGTGAAGGATGAGAACAACTGCAATTCCCTATCAGAGGCGTTTAACTATGCGCTAACTTCCATTCACGAAACCGCGGAAATCGCCGCTAGGATTTATCCAAACCCATTTCGTGGAAGTACATTGATTTCTTTTGGAAAGGACCCAGCGGGCGAGTATGACTTTATTTTGTACAATCTTCAGGGAGTTGAAGTAGATCGAGTGAATCGAATTGCTGGATTTGAGTATATCTACCAATCTCACCGTTTAAGCGGAGGCGTATATCTGAGCTGCCTTTTGAACCGCTCTTCCGGAAGACGGATTTTCTTAGAGAAATTGATTGTGCAATAG
- a CDS encoding arginine deiminase-related protein, translated as MSKQITSTIMMVRPFNFRFNEETAKNNYYQKVLDGLDSAKANEQATAEFDAFADKLRNHGIDVVVFQDDEFPSTPDSIFPNNWVSFHSDGRIATYPMYAENRRGERREEMFELLADDFGFHVEMIEDFSGFESEGIFLEGTGSMILDRENRIAYAAISVRTDIHVLETFCERFDYEYIAFTANQTVNGERLPIYHTNVMMCLGQSFSVICLNCIDDKTERKDVLDSLKRTGKKIIEITEAQKEHFAGNMLNVANKEGHEFLVMSTAAYSSLRPDQIEAIGKHATIIHSSLDTIEALGGGSARCMMAEVFLPKSKKK; from the coding sequence ATGAGCAAGCAAATCACGTCTACCATTATGATGGTTCGGCCGTTTAATTTTCGTTTTAATGAGGAAACGGCCAAGAACAACTATTACCAAAAGGTACTTGATGGGTTGGATTCAGCTAAAGCCAATGAACAAGCCACTGCAGAATTTGACGCTTTCGCAGATAAACTGAGAAATCACGGGATAGATGTGGTCGTTTTTCAAGACGATGAATTTCCATCAACACCCGATTCGATTTTCCCGAATAACTGGGTGTCATTTCATTCTGATGGACGAATAGCCACTTACCCGATGTATGCAGAAAACCGCCGTGGCGAGCGTCGAGAAGAAATGTTTGAGCTGTTGGCTGACGACTTCGGTTTTCACGTCGAGATGATCGAAGATTTCAGTGGTTTTGAATCTGAAGGAATCTTCCTGGAGGGCACGGGAAGTATGATTCTCGATCGCGAGAATAGAATAGCTTATGCTGCTATTAGTGTGAGAACCGACATTCACGTCCTCGAGACGTTTTGTGAGCGTTTCGATTACGAATACATAGCCTTTACGGCCAATCAAACGGTGAATGGCGAGCGACTGCCGATTTACCACACCAATGTGATGATGTGTTTGGGGCAAAGCTTCAGTGTCATTTGTTTGAATTGTATTGATGATAAAACCGAGAGAAAAGATGTGTTGGATTCACTGAAGAGAACGGGCAAGAAGATCATAGAAATTACGGAAGCGCAGAAAGAGCATTTTGCGGGAAATATGCTTAACGTTGCCAATAAAGAAGGCCACGAGTTTTTAGTAATGAGCACTGCTGCTTATTCAAGTTTGCGTCCCGATCAAATTGAGGCGATCGGAAAACATGCGACCATCATTCACAGTTCGCTGGATACCATAGAGGCACTTGGTGGTGGGAGTGCTCGTTGTATGATGGCCGAAGTATTTTTACCGAAAAGCAAAAAAAAATGA
- a CDS encoding bifunctional 5,10-methylene-tetrahydrofolate dehydrogenase/5,10-methylene-tetrahydrofolate cyclohydrolase (catalyzes the formation of 5,10-methenyltetrahydrofolate from 5,10-methylenetetrahydrofolate and subsequent formation of 10-formyltetrahydrofolate from 5,10-methenyltetrahydrofolate), translated as MAEPKILSGRETAKEIRQEIAAEVARRKEGGLKVPHLAAVLVGNDGGSETYVSYKVKDCKEVGFDSTLIRRNDDVTEEELLKLIAELNANDDIDGFIVQLPLPKHIDSQKVITAIDPDKDVDGFHPTNVGRMNLGLDGFLPATPSGIIELLRRNDIETSGKHCVILGRSNIVGSPMSVLLSRNRAMGNATVTLCHSRTKDLPHWTRQADILVAALGRPGFVTADMVKRGAVVIDVGTTRVPDASKKSGFALKGDVLYDEVTPLSEAITPVPGGVGPMTRVALLLNTLKAAKKSED; from the coding sequence ATGGCAGAACCAAAGATTCTTAGCGGAAGAGAAACAGCGAAGGAAATTAGACAGGAAATTGCTGCGGAAGTGGCCCGAAGAAAAGAAGGTGGATTGAAAGTTCCCCATTTGGCTGCGGTGCTTGTAGGAAATGATGGCGGGAGCGAAACCTATGTGAGTTACAAGGTAAAAGATTGTAAAGAGGTTGGATTTGACTCAACCCTCATTCGAAGGAATGATGACGTGACTGAAGAAGAACTTCTGAAGCTTATCGCTGAGCTAAATGCCAATGATGACATCGATGGGTTTATCGTTCAGTTGCCTCTGCCAAAGCACATTGATTCACAAAAGGTAATCACGGCTATCGATCCCGATAAAGATGTAGATGGATTTCATCCTACTAATGTTGGTCGGATGAACTTAGGTTTAGATGGATTCCTTCCGGCCACGCCTTCGGGTATCATCGAATTGCTGAGAAGAAACGACATTGAAACTTCGGGAAAGCACTGCGTCATTCTAGGACGAAGCAATATTGTTGGATCCCCCATGAGCGTTTTGCTTTCGCGAAATCGTGCTATGGGAAATGCCACCGTAACCCTTTGTCACAGTCGCACCAAGGACTTGCCTCACTGGACCCGTCAAGCTGATATTCTTGTGGCTGCTTTAGGCCGTCCCGGATTCGTGACCGCCGATATGGTCAAGCGAGGCGCTGTGGTGATAGATGTTGGTACTACCCGTGTACCCGACGCTTCCAAAAAGTCTGGATTTGCCTTGAAAGGCGATGTGCTTTACGATGAGGTGACACCTCTTTCAGAAGCTATTACCCCCGTGCCCGGTGGTGTAGGGCCAATGACGCGTGTCGCCTTATTGTTGAATACCCTGAAGGCAGCCAAGAAGTCTGAAGATTGA
- a CDS encoding 7-carboxy-7-deazaguanine synthase QueE — MSVSPEIISEVKVDALPVMEEFYTIQGEGAHTGTAAYFIRLGGCDVGCVWCDVKESWDASAHPRKTVTELAESATASGAEVVVITGGEPAMYDLETLTTALIEKGLRTHIETSGAHPLTGEWHWVCFSPKKFKSPIDAVCEKADELKVVAYNKHDFKWAETHAAKVRKDCQLYLQPEWDKAKAMTPLIIDYVKENPKWRISLQTHKYMDIP, encoded by the coding sequence ATGTCAGTATCCCCTGAAATAATTTCTGAAGTAAAAGTCGACGCTCTGCCAGTGATGGAAGAGTTTTACACCATCCAAGGCGAAGGTGCCCACACAGGAACGGCTGCCTATTTTATTCGCTTAGGTGGCTGCGATGTGGGTTGCGTTTGGTGTGATGTAAAAGAGAGTTGGGATGCTTCTGCTCATCCAAGAAAGACCGTTACGGAATTAGCCGAAAGTGCCACAGCCTCGGGAGCTGAAGTAGTCGTAATTACGGGTGGAGAGCCTGCTATGTACGATTTAGAAACCCTCACCACGGCGCTGATTGAAAAAGGATTGAGAACCCACATCGAAACGTCAGGTGCCCACCCACTCACGGGAGAATGGCACTGGGTTTGCTTCTCACCGAAAAAATTCAAGTCACCGATCGATGCGGTTTGTGAGAAAGCTGATGAACTTAAAGTGGTGGCTTACAACAAACACGATTTTAAGTGGGCCGAAACTCATGCAGCAAAGGTTCGTAAAGACTGTCAGCTATATTTACAACCCGAATGGGACAAGGCAAAAGCCATGACTCCCTTGATCATCGACTACGTTAAAGAAAACCCGAAATGGCGCATCTCTCTTCAGACTCACAAATACATGGACATTCCTTGA
- the ffh gene encoding signal recognition particle protein produces MFENLTEKFDKAFQVLKGQGQITEVNVAETLKEVRRALLDADVNYKTAKDFTNEVKEKALGRDVLTALKPSELLVKITHESLVELMGGEQEEIDLKGNPAVILMSGLQGSGKTTFSGKLANYLKTKKGKNPLLVACDVYRPAAIDQLHVVGDQIGVEVFSNKEEKDPVKIAQAAILHARSNGHNVVIVDTAGRLAIDEQMMSEIEAVKRTIEPSETLFVVDAMTGQDAVNTAKTFNERLDFDGVVLTKLDGDTRGGAAISIKTVVDKPIKFVGTGEKMDALDLFYPKRMADRILGMGDVVSLVERAQEQYDEEKARKLSKKIAKNEFNFDDFLDQIQQIKKMGNMKDLMGMIPGMGKAMKGMDIDDDAFKGIEAIIHSMTPQERNDHKIINGSRKKRIAKGSGSDVQEVNKLIKQFEQTRKMMQLMSNKKNMANMMKMMGGRGIPGM; encoded by the coding sequence ATGTTCGAAAATCTTACCGAGAAGTTTGATAAAGCGTTTCAGGTTTTAAAAGGCCAAGGCCAGATAACCGAGGTTAACGTAGCCGAAACGCTAAAGGAAGTAAGAAGAGCTCTGCTCGATGCCGATGTGAATTACAAAACGGCGAAGGATTTTACCAATGAAGTAAAAGAAAAAGCCCTTGGGCGTGACGTGCTCACGGCCTTGAAGCCTTCTGAACTTTTGGTGAAAATCACCCATGAGTCTCTCGTAGAGTTGATGGGGGGCGAACAGGAAGAGATCGACCTCAAGGGAAATCCTGCCGTCATACTGATGTCTGGTTTGCAGGGATCGGGTAAGACGACCTTTTCAGGGAAACTCGCCAATTACCTCAAAACCAAGAAAGGAAAGAATCCACTGCTCGTAGCTTGTGATGTATACCGCCCTGCGGCTATCGATCAGCTGCACGTGGTAGGAGACCAAATAGGAGTGGAGGTCTTTTCCAATAAGGAAGAGAAAGATCCCGTAAAGATAGCCCAAGCTGCCATTCTGCATGCCCGAAGCAATGGCCACAATGTGGTGATCGTGGATACTGCCGGTCGACTGGCTATCGATGAGCAGATGATGAGCGAAATCGAAGCGGTAAAGCGCACCATCGAACCATCTGAAACGCTTTTCGTGGTAGATGCCATGACGGGTCAGGATGCGGTGAATACCGCCAAGACATTCAACGAGCGTCTCGACTTTGACGGAGTCGTGCTTACCAAGCTCGATGGAGATACACGCGGTGGAGCTGCGATTTCTATCAAAACAGTCGTGGACAAGCCCATTAAGTTTGTCGGTACGGGAGAGAAGATGGATGCTTTGGATCTGTTTTATCCGAAAAGGATGGCGGATCGAATCCTCGGTATGGGAGACGTGGTTTCCTTGGTGGAACGAGCCCAAGAGCAGTACGACGAGGAGAAGGCACGCAAGCTTTCAAAGAAGATTGCCAAGAACGAATTCAACTTCGATGATTTTCTGGATCAAATCCAACAAATCAAGAAGATGGGGAATATGAAAGACCTCATGGGCATGATTCCCGGAATGGGAAAAGCCATGAAGGGAATGGACATTGATGATGATGCGTTCAAAGGAATTGAAGCTATCATTCATTCTATGACTCCTCAAGAAAGAAACGATCACAAAATCATCAATGGTTCGCGTAAGAAGCGGATTGCCAAAGGAAGCGGAAGTGATGTGCAGGAAGTGAATAAGCTTATCAAACAGTTCGAACAGACCCGTAAGATGATGCAGTTGATGTCGAACAAAAAGAATATGGCCAACATGATGAAGATGATGGGTGGCCGCGGAATTCCAGGGATGTAA
- a CDS encoding arginine deiminase family protein, whose protein sequence is MFELNIQNETDELEAVLLGTAKSPGPVPSLQEAYDPKSKYFIQIGEYPKEEDMVKEMTAFEDVLKKYNVEVYRPEVLFDVNQIFSRDIFFVIGDQLVVPNILHDRRDEAQAAHYLIDQINPGQIIKMPDGARAEGGDVMPWNGHIFVGYSKSEDFAKYEVSRTNQEGVDFLANHFKDWEVHAFELNKSDDDPRQNALHLDCCFQPIGKDKAILFPGGFKNQEDVAYLVDFFGKENIIEIDREEMYNMNSNVFSISPTVIVSENKFERLNAVLREKGFTVEPIPYSEISKQEGLLRCSTMPLRRRS, encoded by the coding sequence ATGTTTGAGTTAAATATTCAAAATGAGACGGACGAGCTCGAGGCAGTTTTGCTGGGTACGGCCAAGTCTCCCGGTCCAGTGCCGTCTCTCCAAGAGGCATATGACCCTAAGTCAAAATATTTTATCCAAATTGGAGAATACCCTAAAGAGGAAGATATGGTCAAAGAAATGACCGCTTTTGAGGATGTCCTCAAAAAGTATAATGTCGAGGTTTATCGACCCGAGGTATTGTTCGATGTGAATCAGATCTTCTCCCGAGACATCTTTTTTGTGATCGGAGATCAACTCGTTGTCCCGAATATTCTGCATGACAGAAGGGATGAGGCGCAAGCTGCTCATTACTTAATCGATCAAATTAACCCTGGTCAGATTATTAAAATGCCCGATGGGGCTAGGGCTGAAGGAGGTGACGTCATGCCATGGAACGGACATATCTTTGTGGGCTATTCGAAGTCCGAAGATTTTGCCAAGTACGAAGTGAGCAGGACGAATCAAGAAGGGGTAGATTTTCTTGCCAATCATTTTAAAGATTGGGAAGTGCACGCTTTTGAATTGAACAAATCTGATGATGACCCCCGACAAAACGCCCTTCACCTCGATTGTTGTTTTCAACCTATTGGCAAAGACAAGGCCATATTGTTCCCCGGAGGATTCAAAAATCAGGAAGATGTGGCATATTTGGTTGACTTTTTCGGGAAAGAAAACATCATCGAAATCGATCGGGAGGAGATGTACAATATGAATAGCAATGTATTTTCAATCTCTCCAACGGTGATCGTTTCCGAGAATAAATTTGAAAGACTCAACGCTGTATTAAGAGAGAAAGGATTTACAGTAGAACCAATACCTTACAGCGAAATTAGCAAGCAAGAAGGCTTATTGCGCTGTTCTACAATGCCATTAAGAAGAAGATCATGA